The window cggctccagctccgtgtctcTCCCGAGGGcggctccagcttcgtgtctcccggagggcggctccagctccgtgtctcctggagggacgcccctgttccctgcgccctctgcagccctggagggctgccttcgtgttctttgtgtgccccctcccccctgtaaataaagcttgttggaccattttaccactgtgtcctggcctgcgttcggtcCTAGTCAACCCATCTGTGACACTCCCCATATCTTTGTCTTCTAGGCAGGTGTGGATTTGTGAGACAAATGTGTTTGCACTGTTTAAAGTTGTGCACAGTGATTCCAAATTTGAACATTTAGTtgaactttatttaaatattatctgttacaatcaagctTGGAAAGACAGAGCCAGCCCCTTTAGCAGGCAACAGGATTGACCAGCCTCCTCATTAAGACCAATCGAAATCACTTAATCATTTATTACACGTGTACCTAAGACTTCCAAAAAGTCAGCCCCCCGCAGCTTATTTAAAAAGCCCCTCAGATCTGAGTGACCAAGCAGAATGTGGGGGCTGCTTCATGAAGacattaaaagcaaacaaaagatgttttaaatcaataatgaCACCAAATGGTGAagctcaaatcaaatcaaatgtattttgtacaagttaaaagatgcACCGCTGCATTTTGGACCAACTGCAGTTTGTTAAAGCAGCATCTGGAGAAAGTTAATGTTGAGTAGATTCAGGTAATATAGACGAGCAATGATTCACATCTCATATTATTCAGGGAATAAATTCTACAGGACAGAagcctgcttttcttctgtgtCAATATTTGCCTCTTTCCTCCACATCCTGATCAGGTTCCACCCGATCTTCTTGGTACTCAGGCCAGAGCCGCTGAACAATCCTCAGAGCTGCGGGACGGTCAAAAAACTCAGTTCCAATTGTAATACAGTCCGGGCTGCTGATGGTGAGGCTGTCTCTCAATTTGTCTCTGCCAAAGGTCCAcacctaaaaagagcagcagcagcagcagcaatgagaAATGAGATTCAAACTGATGGTTGAtggtcaaaaataaaatgctgatgGTTTTAGAACTggtctggggtgtgtgtgtgtgtgtgtgtgtgtgtgtgtgtgtgtgtgtgtgtgtgtgtgtgtgtctgtgtgtgtgtctgtgtctgttttgtctttttgtaaATTTTAGAGAGACAAAAATTCTGAGGAAAAAAGAATAAGATGTCCCCAGATAACTGAGCAGTTTACATGTGGATAACCAGCTACAGCTCAGAAAAGAGTGCTGACTCAGGTTTACCTCATCGCCCACATGGAACGCGAGGGTGACGTTATCCCAAACAAAATATTTAGGGAACTCATTCCAAGGTTCTGCTGTCATCCTGTTTTCAGTATCAGCCCTCATCAAGCGGTACCTGCTCATAAATACATGAGTCACACCCAGACACCACCAacaccttcctcaccctccgTCACCCATTTTCTTGTTATAAATTGGGTTTCCACTCACAGTAAATAGGGGCACTGACCTGTGAGTGTCACACATGGCTTCAGCCTTCCAGATCATGTGGCCCGCCTCCTTGTTGTACCCGCAGACAGGACTCGCGTCATCAGTCAGCAACGGAAAGTGAGAAAATTCCCCATTGAGTTTTGGGCTATGGACCAACACAGCATACATGATCTCCTTTTTGTACATGGTGGTCTTGTATACCCTCATGACGGGCTTTTTACCGTCGCAAAACTGAGGACGATAAAGAACATTTCTATGGCAAATGTGTTGAGCAGCTCATCAGGACATAGCACGGTATTCCCATTGTGACACAATGTGCTTTTAGCtgacaacaaatcaaagaaagCCGCTGGGAATGTTTCCTCTACCTGCTCTCCGTAAGCATCCAGCACTTCTCTGAGTGTGAAGGTGAAGCGGAATGAGCCCAGTCTGGAAGTCTCTCTGAAGGCTGCAGAGGTGGCAAAGTCTGCCAGAAACCTTGGCTGCATTAGGCGTTGTTCCTCTGTGCGATCTGGGTAGGTTTCCTCCAGCATCCTGTCCTCAGCAGACTGGATGTCTTTAGGTGTCACCACCATGCTCCACCATAGGCAAGGGTCTTCAGACCCAGAACGGATCCCAGAACGGAAGCCCTTGTCAGCATGAATGCCCTCCAGGCCGACTCTGTTTGTGTCATGTTTCACATAAAACAGGTGAAACTGTGGACGAGGATAATCAGGCATGGTTGAATAAATGTAGCCGTTCTCAGCACGACGGTTTCTTAATTCCTCCAATGTCAGGTGTTCTCCCGGATAATTCTTTTCCTGAAAACCTCTCCAGTTTGTCGAAGATTCCATTGTACAATTAAAAGTGatgtagatttttaaaaataaatcgcAGGAATAAATAATCTCAGAGCCTGAAGCCTCTTCTGATCGAGAGAAAACGAAATGATAGTCTCCGCAAACAGCTGATAGCTGTCAGAACCAACAACCCCTCCCATTTCTCCCACGACATACTTGGTTTCATTATATTTTGCGTGCGGCTTCTTATGTAACTGGCCGCAACTAAACGTAGAATAATCAATAATGAATCGCTCAAAACAAATCAGCTGGAGACTCGACAGGTGGATTTCTCTCTCATACATCCATAACATCTGTTCAATATTAAAGATGAACTGCACGTTAATAATATGATAATAGCTCAACAG is drawn from Takifugu flavidus isolate HTHZ2018 chromosome 2, ASM371156v2, whole genome shotgun sequence and contains these coding sequences:
- the LOC130516571 gene encoding uncharacterized protein LOC130516571 encodes the protein MESSTNWRGFQEKNYPGEHLTLEELRNRRAENGYIYSTMPDYPRPQFHLFYVKHDTNRVGLEGIHADKGFRSGIRSGSEDPCLWWSMVVTPKDIQSAEDRMLEETYPDRTEEQRLMQPRFLADFATSAAFRETSRLGSFRFTFTLREVLDAYGEQFCDGKKPVMRVYKTTMYKKEIMYAVLVHSPKLNGEFSHFPLLTDDASPVCGYNKEAGHMIWKAEAMCDTHRYRLMRADTENRMTAEPWNEFPKYFVWDNVTLAFHVGDEVWTFGRDKLRDSLTISSPDCITIGTEFFDRPAALRIVQRLWPEYQEDRVEPDQDVEERGKY